Sequence from the Prunus persica cultivar Lovell chromosome G5, Prunus_persica_NCBIv2, whole genome shotgun sequence genome:
TAAATCAAGGAATCTGAATTATCCAAATCATCAGCATAACCACCAGATGCAACTATACTAGTTGCAAGGACCTTGCCACCATGCTTCACATAGTCTATACCACCTTGACTCTGGCGATGAAGACCAACTATAGTAAGTTCCACTCTGTAATGAAACTCATCACCAACTTCAACACCTGGGACAGGCCCCAAGATTTGTTTCCctatatttacatattttCCGTTATCCTTCAGAATCTTTGCCGCTGCATAATCAATCCTCCTGCGAGAACTTCCTCCTTCCTTTGACTTACCTTCTTCCTCCTGCAAGAACTTCCTACAAAGAGCTTGGAACAGACGCAATGTCTCCCTCACCTTGTTTCGGGTGACAGTTCGGTCATTATCATGAACTTTGCTAGTTAAACTACTAAGACCAAAAGGAGGAGGGCATACATCAGAACAACGTGATCTTGGAGTCTTATGAAGGTCTTCCTTCTGGTCACTCTCAAGAGAATTCTCTGTATCCCATATAACAAGCTGATTTGAGCCTTGGTAAGCATTCTTTCGTGCTATAGGATGAACCTTCTTTTTAGACTTTCCTCCAATGTCCGAGTCAACTATTTTCCTGGACGCAGTTTTAGATCTTTCTAGCTGACATTTAAAATCAGGTTTCTTTCGTTTGCTTCTACTCATACCACCTTCTGTTTTACGCTTGCAGACCTCTTTTCCCTTCCTCCACGGACAATTTGAGGCAGCCATCAAACCCATCACCATCACCCTATCCGATGTAAGTTCTGAACTTTCAAAATCTTCTTCATGCAATTGGTTATGAAAATTAGATATATCTAAACATTTTTCACTTGGACTTTCCTTTGCATGGTATACCACAATTTCCTTCCCCACTAGCTCCTCTGAATGTCCAACATCCCCCGGGCCTTGACATCCATTGTTTTCTTGAGAAGGTTCAATACACTCTTTTCTTGTATCTTTTGGAACCACCTTCATCTTAGAATTTACCTTACATTCATCTAAACATTTCTCACTTGGAATTTCCTTCTCATGGTATACTACCATCTCCTTCCCCACTTTCTCCTCCGAATATCCAACATCCCCCACGCCTTGACATCCATTGCTTTCTTGAGAAGGTTCAATGCACTTTTTCTTTGTATCTTTCGAAATCACATTCATCTTAGAATTTACCTTACATTCATCTTGTTTCTCCATTTCTTGAACAGGATTCTCCTTACAGTTGGGTTGAACCTCCCCAATTACTTTAGAAACATTCACTTCCAAATCGCTCTTGTGAAACTCGTCATCCTGAACATCCTCTCCTATTTGTTTCACACTAGTTTTCGGTGTGTTCGATGATGATGGTTTGTCACCTACAGCCGACCTCTCTTGACCAAAATTCCTTTCTTCCAGAGAAACATTTCTTCCACAGAGAAGAGGGAAGTCCCGAACAGCTGATACTCTTCTTCGAGGAGGATATTTTTTAACTGCAATCTTGTCCACACCATTGCCATTGGAAACAGGTGGTGAACAAACATTTATATCTGGTAGAACAGCAACCATATCTTCATTTGGACTAGCCACACCAAGCTGATTTGGGTTCTTCAACAAATCAGATACTTCATGCTCTAAGGCTGTTAAAGATTCAACTGTGTCCAGAGTACCAGCAGCCTTACCATTCATCAAGACAGTCTCATCCACCTGACCAGTAGAGACCATCAGCTTTTCAATCCCATGCCCATCACCATTCTTACCCCTGCTAATCAAAGCCTCAGCAGTACCAACAGAAGCGGCCTCTTCAACAGATCTCAAATTGTTTAACTGATGTAGATTCTTCGGAGAATCAGATATTTCATGCTCTAAGGCTGTTACTGATTCAATTGTCTCCACAGTATCGATGTCCTTGCGATTCAAGTCAGTCTCATCTTCGTGACCATTTGAGAGCATCATCTTATCAACCCCATGTCCATCGCCATTTTTATCCCCACGAATCAAACTTTCTGTTGGTACACTCTCAACCACAGAAGTCGCCTCCTTATCAGGTCTCAAATTGTTTATCTGAGCAAATCGTCCACATCCCGGGGGGAAATCACGAACAGCAGAGATTATGCGCCTCTTTAACTTAGGTGACTGGGAATGGAAAGAGCACTCTCCATTTTCCATGGGCAATCGTCCCAATCTTACATCAGAATGACTACCATTAAGTGAAGCAATTGTTCTCGACGACTCCAAATTTTGCAATGCCTCTACGACCCCCATTCCAACTCCGAAACCAATGTAGTGGAATGCTCAAAAACCTAAAACCATAGTAATCATTAGGAACACAGCTATCCTTAGTAAATAAAGAaccttattaattttttgtgggTATACTATGTTATTTAAACATTCTCCTAATATGCAAggcttaataagaattttaaaaacaaaagcagcACTGACCGTCTTCCCGGATGTCCAGTTTATTTCAATCTCTTCATCATTAACTCCTACAACTTCTCCATCCATCCAAACTACCTCAGGACCCTCCACCCAAACAAGAGATCCAATCGCCAAATTAACATTAGCAAGCCAGAtctttaatttaaaatcaTCATTGACAATGATTTGATACTCAACAGGCACATTAAGCTAGCATTAGACAGCAAGACTATGATGCAATTAGAAAACTGTACTGAAAATAAGAATCTACAACAGAACTGTGAGGTGTTCCTTATTCAGTAACTGTATATGGGTGATAATTTATTCATTCAACTATTCGTCAAGTTTTTGGAGTATAATATTCTCCTTACAAATAAAGTTGAATCATATAATTTACGCATTCAACTGTATATGAGTTGAATCACGCCCAGCACATTATTATGGAGTATAATATTCTCCTTACAAATAAAGCGGCAACcataaacaaccaaaaaatacgGAAAATTACCAGAAAAGAAACACAACCAGCAAGCCAATCCTTTACTTAGCCTTCAAAATCAATTCtttcagaaaaacaaaaatcacaagAGTCAGACAAAATAACAACAGACAGAAAATTAGGGTTCAGAGATAATGCctcaaagagagaaaaatcgagagagggagagactgagagagagcGGGAGTGACTGAGAGAGCGAGATCAAGCGACTGAGGGAGAGCGGGAGACTGAGAGAGCGAGATCTCGCGAAGAACTTGGCTGCAGATTTGGTTTGGGGAGAGGAGGTTGAGTTGAGAGCGAGAGAGTGGGTCTCGTCGGgaaggggaggagagagaaggagagttTTTCGCATAAAatgttatttaattattattttaccttattttttaattttaaatattttaaaatcgAAGAGTTAACGATATGTGATGTCGTTTCAACGCTCCCTGGTATTTAACGACAGCACTTTCTCACCACACTGTTTTCTGCTGAATTTTCTACTTTTCTCGGGGAATTTTCTTTCCCTGGAATATTTTTTTCCCAGGAAAGATAGTTTTtccgagaaaaaaaaaaaaaaagtatctaGAGCTGCCATTGTTTCTATCGACGCTTTTCTTTGGTAGTTTCCataaaagaaacccaaataataaaaaataataaaaaactcatCTGGGTTTTGATCATGGGCGGTGATTCTCCAATATCAGGTGGTTTTCTCATTTGCCTTCTAAATCTTATGTTTTATCGTCGAATTTTGTGTTATTTAATAATCTGTTGATCTTAATCACGGTATATGAAACATCGATTACATTGTGGCCTGGCTCAACTACTTTGCatatattttctgttttgttgagaattgtatgGAAAGCTTTCAATGTGTTGAGAATTGTTCTGTTTTGTTAATAAATTTGTGATGTCTTTGAAACCTTAGTCTGGATAATTTTGTGTAATATAAAAGGTATATAGGCAACATTTAATCATATGCCGATATTAGAGCGAATTCCGAAATGATATAAGCAAGACAAGAATATGGAATGATGTGCGTATCAGTAATGAAATGAACCCCTCTGGTATTTGCTCAGATTATGTGAATGTGATGCATGTTCCCTTGTATAACTCTGTTTCTCGAAGAAACGTTTTTGTCCTTCAATGCCTATTGTATTAGCTTATGGTGTCTTT
This genomic interval carries:
- the LOC18776331 gene encoding uncharacterized protein LOC18776331: MGVVEALQNLESSRTIASLNGSHSDVRLGRLPMENGECSFHSQSPKLKRRIISAVRDFPPGCGRFAQINNLRPDKEATSVVESVPTESLIRGDKNGDGHGVDKMMLSNGHEDETDLNRKDIDTVETIESVTALEHEISDSPKNLHQLNNLRSVEEAASVGTAEALISRGKNGDGHGIEKLMVSTGQVDETVLMNGKAAGTLDTVESLTALEHEVSDLLKNPNQLGVASPNEDMVAVLPDINVCSPPVSNGNGVDKIAVKKYPPRRRVSAVRDFPLLCGRNVSLEERNFGQERSAVGDKPSSSNTPKTSVKQIGEDVQDDEFHKSDLEVNVSKVIGEVQPNCKENPVQEMEKQDECKVNSKMNVISKDTKKKCIEPSQESNGCQGVGDVGYSEEKVGKEMVVYHEKEIPSEKCLDECKVNSKMKVVPKDTRKECIEPSQENNGCQGPGDVGHSEELVGKEIVVYHAKESPSEKCLDISNFHNQLHEEDFESSELTSDRVMVMGLMAASNCPWRKGKEVCKRKTEGGMSRSKRKKPDFKCQLERSKTASRKIVDSDIGGKSKKKVHPIARKNAYQGSNQLVIWDTENSLESDQKEDLHKTPRSRCSDVCPPPFGLSSLTSKVHDNDRTVTRNKVRETLRLFQALCRKFLQEEEGKSKEGGSSRRRIDYAAAKILKDNGKYVNIGKQILGPVPGVEVGDEFHYRVELTIVGLHRQSQGGIDYVKHGGKVLATSIVASGGYADDLDNSDSLIYTGQGGNVMNTDKEPEDQKLERGNLALKNSLHEKNPVRVIRGSESSDGKSKTYVYDGLYLVAKCWQDVGSHGKLVFKFQLARIRDQPELPLKEVKKSKKSRVRVGRCSDDISLGKESIPICAVNTIDDEKPPPFVYITNMIYPDWCRPIPPKGCSCTVACSDSEKCSCAVNNGGEIPYNFNGAIVEVKPLVYECGPSCKCPPSCYNRVSQRGIKFPLEIFKTESRGWGVRSLNSIPSGSFICEYIGELLEDKEAEERTGNDEYLFDIGNNYNDSSLWDGLSTLMPDAQSSSYEVVGDGGFTIDAAQYGNVGRFVNHSCSPNLYAQNVLYDHDDTRIPHIMFFAAENIPPLQELTYHYNYMIDQVRDSDGNIKKKSCYCGSPECTGRLY